In one window of Frigoriglobus tundricola DNA:
- a CDS encoding DNA-binding protein, with protein sequence MTAVTSRADFEKLIELRMKEAKFLLDQHAWDGAYYLAGYAVEFALKVRIISQLMKSDSLPEKKFAENFYKHELTLLRKLADLDDEMDNDAAVRPLWDVVKDWSEQRRYEIGRKEQEATDLYDAIEKGVLPWIKARW encoded by the coding sequence ATGACCGCAGTCACATCGCGTGCCGACTTCGAGAAATTGATCGAGCTCCGAATGAAAGAGGCGAAGTTCCTTCTCGACCAGCACGCTTGGGACGGCGCTTACTATCTGGCCGGCTACGCGGTGGAGTTCGCACTGAAAGTCCGGATCATCTCCCAGTTGATGAAATCGGACAGTCTCCCCGAGAAGAAGTTCGCAGAAAATTTCTACAAACACGAGCTTACACTGCTTCGTAAATTGGCGGATTTGGACGACGAAATGGACAACGACGCCGCGGTCCGCCCCCTGTGGGACGTTGTGAAGGACTGGAGCGAGCAGCGGCGCTACGAGATCGGCAGAAAAGAGCAGGAAGCCACGGACCTGTACGACGCCATCGAAAAGGGGGTGCTGCCGTGGATCAAGGCACGCTGGTAG